A region of Paenibacillus thiaminolyticus DNA encodes the following proteins:
- the lpdA gene encoding dihydrolipoyl dehydrogenase has product MVVGDASLNIDTLVIGAGPGGYVAAIRAAQLGQSVLIVDKSTVGGVCLNRGCIPSKALISAAHQYEVTQHASAIGITAENVKVDFKKVQEFKGGVVKKLTGGVGALLKANKVQVFNGECMFINENEARVFNDQEAPRYKFKNCIIATGSRPIELKAFPFGGRILSSTEALELQDIPKSMIVIGGGYIGAELGQMYSKFGTKVTIIEGADMVLPGFDKDMTQLVAKNMKKSNVEIFTGAKAESAAQTDKDVTVKFTVKGETKEVTAEYLLVTVGRRPNTDGELGLDMIGVKMTDRGLVEVDHQGRTSIPHIFAIGDIVAGPALAHKASYEGKVAAEAIAGMPSVVDYKCIPAVCFTDPECASVGLSESEAKEKGHNVKAGKFPYAANGRALSLGGNAEGFVKIVADADTGVVIGSQIVGAEASNLIAEMGLAVEMAATLEDLALTIHAHPTLGEIVMEAAEVVLGHPIHTVAK; this is encoded by the coding sequence ATGGTAGTAGGAGACGCATCTTTGAACATTGATACTCTGGTTATTGGAGCAGGCCCGGGCGGTTATGTGGCAGCGATTCGCGCTGCCCAACTCGGCCAAAGCGTGCTTATCGTAGATAAATCGACTGTCGGCGGCGTATGTCTGAACCGCGGTTGTATTCCTTCCAAAGCATTGATCAGCGCAGCGCATCAGTATGAAGTGACTCAGCATGCCTCCGCGATCGGCATCACGGCGGAAAATGTAAAAGTCGACTTCAAAAAAGTGCAAGAATTCAAGGGCGGCGTCGTGAAAAAGCTGACCGGCGGCGTTGGCGCGCTGCTGAAGGCGAACAAAGTGCAAGTATTCAACGGCGAGTGCATGTTCATCAATGAAAATGAAGCGCGCGTATTCAACGACCAAGAAGCGCCGCGCTACAAATTCAAGAACTGCATTATCGCAACCGGCTCCCGTCCAATCGAATTGAAGGCTTTCCCGTTCGGCGGACGCATTCTGTCTTCGACGGAAGCTCTCGAGCTGCAAGACATTCCGAAATCGATGATCGTCATCGGCGGCGGCTACATCGGCGCAGAGCTTGGCCAAATGTACTCCAAGTTCGGCACGAAAGTAACGATTATCGAGGGCGCAGACATGGTGCTGCCAGGCTTCGATAAAGATATGACCCAGCTTGTCGCGAAGAACATGAAGAAATCCAATGTGGAAATCTTCACGGGCGCGAAAGCGGAGAGCGCTGCGCAAACGGATAAAGACGTTACCGTGAAGTTCACGGTGAAAGGCGAAACCAAAGAAGTTACTGCAGAATACCTGCTCGTAACGGTTGGCCGCCGTCCGAACACCGATGGCGAGCTTGGTCTTGATATGATCGGCGTCAAAATGACTGACCGCGGCCTGGTTGAAGTCGACCACCAAGGACGCACAAGCATTCCTCACATCTTCGCAATTGGCGATATCGTTGCCGGTCCAGCTCTGGCGCATAAAGCTTCTTACGAAGGCAAGGTTGCGGCGGAAGCCATCGCGGGCATGCCAAGCGTCGTCGATTACAAGTGCATTCCTGCCGTATGCTTCACCGATCCGGAATGCGCAAGCGTGGGCTTGTCTGAATCGGAAGCGAAGGAAAAAGGCCACAACGTCAAAGCAGGCAAGTTCCCATATGCGGCGAACGGACGCGCACTGTCCCTCGGCGGCAACGCGGAAGGCTTCGTCAAAATCGTAGCTGATGCGGATACCGGCGTCGTGATCGGTTCCCAAATCGTCGGCGCGGAAGCGTCCAACCTGATCGCGGAAATGGGCTTGGCTGTGGAAATGGCGGCAACGCTGGAAGATCTGGCGCTGACGATCCATGCTCACCCAACGCTTGGCGAAATCGTGATGGAAGCTGCGGAAGTCGTGCTTGGACATCCGATTCACACAGTAGCGAAGTAA
- a CDS encoding dihydrolipoamide acetyltransferase family protein yields the protein MAKFEYRFPELGEGLHEGEIIKMHIKPGDKVTDDDIIMEVQNDKAVVEVPCPVNGTVLEVLAKDGQVCHMGEVVAIIDAEGDIPEQAEPAEEAKEEPAAAAPAAEAPKAEGTAAAPNHEVLATPSVRKLARELGVNIGEVPPTGKNGKITREDVEAFANGGAPVAKAEAPQAAAEAKAAPAAPAAATGREAEEERVPFKGIRKAISNAMVKSAYTAPHVTIMDEVDVAELVAFRTRLKPMMEKKGTKVTYLPFIVKALVAACRQFPAMNAMIDEANNEIVYKKYYNIGIATDTDNGLIVPVINDADRRSIWMIADSIKDLAARGREGKLGPNELKGSTITITNIGSAGGMFFTPIINFPEVAILGTGRITEKPVVKNGEIVAAPVMALSLSFDHRLIDGATAQNFMNYIKQLLANPELLVMEV from the coding sequence GTGGCTAAATTTGAATATCGCTTCCCAGAGCTGGGGGAAGGGCTGCATGAAGGCGAAATTATTAAAATGCACATCAAACCGGGTGACAAAGTTACCGACGACGACATCATCATGGAAGTTCAAAATGATAAAGCTGTCGTTGAAGTGCCTTGTCCGGTAAACGGTACGGTGCTTGAAGTGCTGGCGAAGGATGGCCAAGTATGCCATATGGGCGAAGTCGTGGCTATCATCGACGCCGAAGGAGATATTCCGGAACAAGCGGAACCTGCCGAAGAGGCTAAGGAAGAACCGGCAGCAGCAGCGCCTGCAGCGGAAGCTCCAAAAGCGGAAGGCACAGCAGCAGCGCCTAACCATGAAGTGCTGGCTACGCCAAGCGTGCGCAAGCTGGCGCGTGAATTGGGCGTGAACATCGGCGAAGTTCCTCCAACCGGCAAGAACGGAAAAATTACGCGCGAAGATGTGGAAGCATTCGCCAATGGCGGAGCGCCTGTCGCGAAGGCAGAAGCGCCTCAAGCCGCTGCCGAAGCCAAAGCAGCGCCTGCCGCTCCAGCAGCAGCTACCGGACGCGAAGCCGAAGAAGAGCGCGTGCCATTCAAGGGCATCCGCAAAGCCATCTCCAATGCGATGGTCAAATCGGCTTACACGGCGCCGCATGTTACCATCATGGATGAAGTGGACGTTGCGGAGCTGGTTGCATTCCGTACCCGCTTGAAGCCAATGATGGAGAAGAAAGGCACGAAAGTAACATACCTCCCGTTCATCGTCAAAGCGCTCGTGGCGGCTTGCCGTCAATTCCCGGCTATGAACGCGATGATCGACGAAGCGAATAACGAGATTGTGTACAAAAAGTACTACAACATCGGTATCGCTACAGATACAGACAACGGTCTGATCGTTCCGGTTATCAATGATGCGGATCGCCGCAGCATCTGGATGATCGCCGACAGCATCAAGGATCTGGCTGCCCGCGGTCGCGAAGGCAAGCTTGGGCCGAATGAATTGAAAGGCAGCACGATCACGATTACGAACATCGGTTCCGCAGGCGGCATGTTCTTCACTCCAATCATCAACTTCCCTGAAGTTGCGATTTTGGGTACCGGACGCATTACGGAAAAACCTGTCGTGAAGAACGGCGAAATCGTGGCAGCGCCAGTGATGGCCTTGTCTCTCAGCTTCGACCACCGTCTCATCGACGGCGCAACGGCACAAAACTTTATGAACTATATCAAGCAGCTGCTTGCTAATCCAGAGCTGCTTGTCATGGAGGTGTAA
- a CDS encoding alpha-ketoacid dehydrogenase subunit beta yields MAQMNMKEAIRDAMRVELKRDPNVLVFGEDVGHVGGVFRATEGLQKEFGDERVFDTPLAESAIGGMAVGLGIQGFRPIAEIQFVGFIYEALDQICVQAARMRYRSGGRYNAPIVFRTPFGGGVKAAELHTDSLEGLLVQTPGIKVVIPSNPYDAKGLLISAIRDNDPVFFMEHLNLYHAYREEVPEEDYTVPLGEAKIVREGKDVTIIAYGLMVHTAMKAAAELEKEGIQAEVIDLRSLVPLDIDTIVASIKKTNRAIIVQEAQKTSGVAAEVIAQINEKAILHLEAPVLRVTGPDTVYPFAQIEDTWLPTPARIVAGAKKVLDF; encoded by the coding sequence ATGGCACAAATGAATATGAAAGAAGCGATTCGCGACGCAATGCGCGTGGAATTGAAGCGGGATCCGAACGTGTTGGTATTTGGGGAAGACGTCGGCCATGTCGGCGGCGTGTTCCGTGCGACGGAAGGTCTGCAAAAAGAGTTTGGCGATGAGCGTGTCTTCGATACGCCGCTGGCAGAGTCCGCAATCGGCGGGATGGCTGTCGGTCTCGGCATCCAAGGCTTCCGCCCTATCGCGGAAATCCAGTTCGTCGGCTTTATCTATGAAGCTCTTGACCAAATCTGTGTTCAAGCAGCGCGCATGCGCTACCGCTCCGGCGGACGCTACAACGCGCCAATCGTATTCCGTACGCCGTTCGGCGGCGGGGTAAAAGCGGCAGAACTGCATACGGACTCGCTCGAAGGCTTGCTCGTACAGACGCCGGGCATTAAAGTAGTTATTCCTTCGAATCCATATGATGCGAAAGGATTGCTTATCTCGGCGATCCGCGACAATGACCCAGTGTTCTTCATGGAGCACTTGAACCTATACCATGCTTACCGCGAAGAGGTGCCTGAAGAGGACTATACTGTTCCGCTCGGCGAAGCAAAAATCGTCCGCGAAGGCAAGGACGTAACGATCATCGCTTACGGCTTGATGGTTCATACGGCGATGAAAGCAGCCGCTGAACTGGAGAAAGAAGGCATTCAAGCGGAAGTCATCGACCTGCGCTCGTTGGTTCCTTTGGATATCGATACAATCGTGGCTTCGATCAAGAAGACGAACCGCGCTATCATCGTTCAAGAGGCGCAAAAAACTTCCGGTGTCGCTGCAGAAGTCATTGCCCAAATCAATGAAAAGGCGATTCTTCATCTGGAAGCGCCTGTGCTGCGCGTAACCGGTCCGGACACGGTCTATCCGTTTGCCCAAATCGAGGATACTTGGCTGCCAACGCCTGCCCGCATCGTAGCTGGCGCCAAAAAAGTATTGGACTTCTAA
- the pdhA gene encoding pyruvate dehydrogenase (acetyl-transferring) E1 component subunit alpha, with protein sequence MSKYPFEVQTEDVQPLSVLSPEGEIVNPDLMPELTDEQLKEIMYRMVFTRTWDERAINLGRQGRLGFYAPVSGQEASMVGSVYPLEKEDFVVPAYRDMPQIVWHGLPLYQAFLYSRGHQHGGQIPEGVNVLMPQIIIGAQILHAMGIAKGFKLKKQPNVAITYTGDGGSSEGDFYEGLNFAGAYSLPVIFFVQNNGYAITTPFTKQTAAKSIAHKAVAAGIHGMQVDGMDVLAVIKAVQIAAERGRKGEGATLIESLTYRFRPHSMADDTTKYRTKDEEAEWAIKDPIVRFGKYLEKKGLWTEEDTARVKDEAKAKVNEEIKRAEKTEKMTVAGLIDSMFETTPKYLEEQKADFQ encoded by the coding sequence ATGAGCAAGTATCCATTTGAAGTTCAGACGGAAGATGTTCAGCCATTGTCCGTCTTGTCTCCAGAAGGAGAAATCGTGAACCCGGATCTCATGCCGGAACTTACCGACGAACAATTGAAGGAAATCATGTACCGCATGGTGTTCACGCGGACATGGGACGAGCGTGCCATCAACTTGGGCCGCCAAGGCCGCCTCGGCTTCTATGCGCCGGTTTCCGGTCAAGAAGCTTCTATGGTAGGCAGCGTATACCCGCTTGAGAAGGAAGACTTCGTTGTGCCGGCATATCGAGACATGCCGCAAATCGTATGGCATGGATTGCCATTGTACCAAGCATTCCTCTATTCCCGCGGACATCAGCATGGCGGGCAAATTCCGGAAGGCGTCAACGTATTGATGCCGCAAATCATCATCGGCGCGCAAATCCTGCACGCGATGGGAATTGCAAAAGGCTTCAAGCTGAAAAAACAACCGAACGTGGCGATTACGTACACTGGTGACGGCGGATCGTCCGAAGGCGACTTCTATGAAGGCCTTAACTTCGCGGGTGCGTACAGCCTGCCGGTTATTTTCTTCGTACAGAACAACGGTTATGCAATTACAACGCCGTTCACGAAGCAAACGGCAGCCAAATCGATCGCTCACAAAGCGGTAGCGGCGGGCATTCACGGCATGCAGGTTGACGGCATGGACGTGCTCGCGGTCATCAAGGCGGTTCAAATCGCGGCAGAACGCGGACGCAAGGGAGAAGGCGCAACACTGATCGAGTCGTTGACGTACCGTTTCCGTCCTCACTCCATGGCCGACGACACGACCAAATACCGCACGAAAGACGAAGAAGCGGAATGGGCAATCAAAGATCCGATCGTACGCTTCGGCAAGTATTTGGAGAAAAAGGGACTGTGGACTGAAGAAGATACAGCCCGCGTGAAAGACGAAGCGAAAGCAAAAGTGAATGAAGAAATCAAGCGTGCGGAAAAAACCGAAAAAATGACGGTTGCTGGTCTGATCGACAGCATGTTCGAGACGACGCCGAAATATTTGGAAGAGCAAAAAGCCGATTTTCAATAA
- a CDS encoding alpha/beta hydrolase encodes MSDSSILKRTIHKHVIPSSLLSADRHVRVYLPPGYQEMLSYPVVYCQDGEDFFNFGRIATYANKLIIEEDMEPFIIVGVDVDKKIRTSEYSPDGERFESYTRAFVEEIVPFIEQHYPVRTDWTETVLAGDSLGGTVSLHLALLYPERFRQVISLSGAYYPYSQELIAREMDLSWLHLFMIVGLQETAFKTDRGVFDFVALNRSAKQLLEDRGAHIQYSEHDGQHQWGFWQQHIPDALRFFLE; translated from the coding sequence ATGTCCGATTCATCCATTCTCAAACGAACGATCCACAAGCATGTCATTCCAAGCAGCCTGCTGAGCGCAGATCGCCATGTTCGCGTCTACCTGCCGCCAGGCTACCAAGAGATGCTGAGCTATCCGGTCGTCTACTGCCAGGATGGCGAAGATTTCTTCAACTTCGGCCGCATCGCGACCTATGCGAACAAACTCATTATTGAAGAGGATATGGAGCCCTTCATCATCGTCGGCGTCGACGTGGACAAAAAAATACGTACATCTGAATATTCCCCGGACGGGGAACGTTTTGAATCATATACCCGAGCGTTCGTCGAAGAGATTGTTCCCTTCATCGAGCAGCATTATCCGGTACGGACCGATTGGACCGAGACCGTCTTGGCGGGCGACTCGCTGGGCGGCACCGTTTCTCTTCATCTGGCGCTTCTCTATCCCGAACGCTTCCGCCAGGTTATCTCGCTGTCAGGTGCGTACTATCCCTACTCGCAAGAGCTGATTGCCCGAGAAATGGACTTGTCCTGGCTGCACTTGTTCATGATCGTCGGACTGCAGGAGACCGCTTTCAAGACGGATCGGGGCGTGTTCGATTTTGTCGCCTTGAACCGGTCAGCTAAGCAGCTTCTGGAGGACAGAGGCGCCCATATCCAGTACAGCGAACATGACGGCCAGCATCAGTGGGGCTTCTGGCAGCAGCATATCCCGGACGCACTCCGCTTTTTCCTTGAATAG
- a CDS encoding low molecular weight protein-tyrosine-phosphatase, with translation MVNVLFVCLGNICRSPMAEAIFRHEVKQAGLEHAITADSAGTGDWHIGKPPHQGTRTILDERRISYEGMLGRQVRPGDFNDFTYIVCMDRSNEQNVLAWEGAEARQAQVMRFMTVLPEEQAEDVPDPYYTGNFDEVYRLIQAGCIRLLDKIVQEQGLDHGKAAQK, from the coding sequence GTGGTGAACGTATTGTTCGTCTGTCTCGGCAACATTTGCCGTTCACCGATGGCAGAGGCGATATTTCGACATGAAGTGAAGCAAGCGGGCCTGGAACACGCGATTACCGCCGATTCCGCAGGTACGGGAGATTGGCATATTGGCAAGCCGCCCCACCAAGGCACGCGAACGATACTGGATGAACGCCGCATTTCATATGAAGGCATGCTGGGCAGACAAGTAAGACCTGGGGATTTCAATGATTTTACATATATTGTATGCATGGACAGAAGCAATGAACAGAATGTATTGGCATGGGAAGGGGCGGAAGCAAGACAAGCTCAGGTTATGCGCTTTATGACTGTGCTTCCGGAGGAGCAGGCTGAAGACGTGCCTGATCCGTACTATACCGGTAATTTTGATGAAGTATACCGGCTGATTCAGGCAGGCTGCATCCGGCTATTGGACAAGATCGTTCAGGAGCAAGGCCTGGATCATGGCAAAGCGGCACAAAAGTAG
- a CDS encoding thiamine diphosphokinase: MYIAPPVPCPRHVVICAGGMLDASLLSVCNEADVVIGADRGALALANHGICPDVAIGDFDSVTEDERNQIRRCSKHYQDFDAIDKDYTDTELAFHTALAWRPAQITLLGATGTRLDHTLGNIHLLRVGLDQGIQCQIVDAHNIVRLTNSELTLPQQPYPYISLLPLSMTVTGITLKGFAYPLVDATLHIGQSLAISNQFAAEEGTVTIRDGYLLVICSRD, from the coding sequence ATGTACATAGCCCCTCCTGTTCCCTGCCCTCGGCATGTCGTAATTTGCGCCGGCGGCATGCTCGATGCCTCCCTGCTCTCCGTGTGTAATGAGGCGGATGTCGTAATCGGCGCAGATCGGGGTGCATTGGCATTGGCCAATCATGGAATCTGCCCGGACGTAGCGATTGGGGATTTCGATTCCGTCACAGAGGACGAACGGAACCAAATACGACGGTGCAGCAAGCACTATCAAGATTTTGACGCGATCGACAAAGATTACACCGACACCGAGCTGGCCTTCCATACGGCGCTCGCATGGAGGCCCGCGCAGATTACGCTGTTGGGCGCAACCGGTACAAGATTGGATCATACGCTTGGCAATATCCATCTGCTGCGGGTCGGACTTGACCAAGGCATCCAATGCCAAATTGTTGACGCCCACAATATTGTCCGGCTGACCAATTCCGAGCTGACTCTGCCGCAGCAGCCCTACCCTTATATATCGCTGCTCCCGCTCAGCATGACCGTTACCGGCATTACGCTCAAGGGCTTCGCCTATCCTCTGGTAGATGCCACCCTGCATATCGGGCAATCGCTCGCGATCAGCAACCAGTTCGCCGCCGAGGAAGGAACCGTCACTATTCGGGACGGCTACCTGCTCGTCATCTGCAGCCGCGACTAA
- the chrA gene encoding chromate efflux transporter, with protein sequence MSSHGRLWEVFWTALKLGLTSFGGPAAHIGYFRDTYVGRLRWVRDEQFADMNALSQLLPGPSSSQLGMAIGIRRAGWLGGIAAWAGFTLPSACLLILFAFGIGWLPGEVPGWLQGLKLVAIPVIIHALRGMSAQLTPDPLRKTIAAAAAIGALTIPGTYGQLAIIGLSAAAGWLLLGKPSQQQAEASGSGEVSALVLPRGFSMMMLILFGAGCILLPWLAAALPFPATKLADMMFRTGSLVFGGGHVMLPLLAEELSGSGIMDESALLAGYGAAQAVPGPLFTFSGFVGASLAPGWLGALYGIVALVFIFLPGYLLIAAALPFAERLRTWSGVRAALGGINAAVVGLLLAALYHPVWTTSVQGPAHFVIVLIGSLLLMAWKLPPWSVVLVSALCGAVLL encoded by the coding sequence ATGTCAAGTCACGGACGGCTATGGGAAGTGTTTTGGACGGCGTTAAAATTAGGGCTCACTTCGTTCGGAGGTCCCGCTGCGCATATCGGTTATTTCCGGGATACGTATGTCGGTAGGCTGCGATGGGTAAGAGATGAGCAATTCGCGGATATGAACGCGTTGAGCCAGCTGCTGCCCGGTCCTTCAAGCAGCCAATTAGGCATGGCGATAGGGATAAGGCGAGCCGGCTGGCTGGGCGGAATTGCGGCATGGGCTGGCTTCACGCTGCCATCGGCCTGCCTATTGATATTATTCGCGTTCGGCATCGGCTGGCTGCCGGGGGAAGTTCCCGGCTGGCTGCAGGGGTTGAAGCTGGTGGCGATTCCGGTCATTATTCACGCCTTGCGCGGCATGTCGGCGCAGCTGACGCCGGACCCGCTGCGCAAGACGATTGCGGCGGCGGCGGCCATCGGCGCATTAACAATACCCGGCACGTATGGCCAGCTCGCGATCATTGGGCTGTCCGCTGCCGCAGGCTGGCTGCTGCTGGGCAAGCCTTCCCAGCAACAGGCGGAAGCGTCGGGAAGCGGCGAAGTGTCGGCCCTCGTGCTGCCGCGCGGCTTCTCGATGATGATGCTGATCTTGTTCGGGGCCGGCTGTATCCTGCTTCCGTGGCTTGCGGCGGCGCTGCCGTTCCCGGCCACCAAGCTGGCGGACATGATGTTCCGCACCGGTTCGCTCGTGTTCGGAGGCGGTCATGTGATGCTTCCGCTGCTGGCTGAGGAGTTGAGCGGCAGCGGCATCATGGACGAGTCCGCCTTGCTGGCAGGATACGGAGCCGCACAGGCCGTTCCCGGGCCGTTGTTCACCTTCTCGGGCTTCGTCGGCGCCTCGCTGGCGCCGGGCTGGCTTGGTGCACTTTATGGCATCGTGGCGCTCGTCTTCATCTTCCTGCCCGGATATTTGCTTATCGCGGCGGCGCTGCCCTTCGCCGAGCGGCTGCGGACATGGAGCGGCGTAAGAGCTGCCCTTGGCGGAATCAATGCCGCCGTGGTCGGGCTCCTGCTGGCGGCGCTGTACCATCCGGTATGGACGACTTCTGTACAGGGCCCGGCCCACTTTGTGATTGTCCTGATCGGCTCTCTGCTGCTGATGGCATGGAAGCTCCCGCCATGGTCGGTCGTGCTCGTATCGGCCTTATGCGGTGCGGTCCTGCTATAG
- a CDS encoding enoyl-CoA hydratase, with amino-acid sequence MKNAAHMISLLVAFILFMAALSISHDAVTARKLLLDEADRVLDERNPNLAPRLQIPATYTVTGATVLQSIYHIHAIDAVIQVGLTEYGRDVGWDRIDASGIRLNGLYRMKEVWHSDGSLEQVIFDPL; translated from the coding sequence ATGAAAAATGCCGCTCACATGATATCCCTTTTGGTTGCCTTTATCCTTTTTATGGCGGCGCTCTCGATCTCGCATGATGCGGTAACGGCCCGCAAGCTTCTGCTGGACGAAGCGGATCGCGTTCTCGATGAACGGAATCCGAATCTCGCGCCCCGGCTGCAAATTCCGGCAACCTATACGGTCACGGGAGCTACCGTGCTGCAATCGATCTATCATATTCACGCGATAGATGCCGTGATTCAAGTAGGCTTGACAGAATATGGGCGAGATGTGGGCTGGGACCGTATAGACGCTTCGGGAATCCGGCTGAACGGTTTGTATCGTATGAAGGAGGTATGGCATTCCGACGGCAGCCTGGAGCAGGTGATTTTCGATCCGCTATAG
- a CDS encoding ABC transporter permease: protein MNNAQSALKVAAGIFLTIALITIVVLLFVSAQEATKTAQNEFSSIQTELSKASFTVYDNTTVSGSQVVNAIRKFYKQDQFGVRVITGKNKSNGITEGTYYGSDVLDNGTVSSAKRNESLELATLESLESYVNPSGKFKARVIVDQSNVTRGIVFEQQ from the coding sequence ATGAATAATGCTCAATCCGCGCTGAAGGTAGCGGCGGGAATCTTTTTGACCATTGCGTTGATAACGATTGTCGTACTACTGTTCGTCAGCGCCCAAGAGGCGACGAAGACGGCACAAAATGAGTTCTCGTCTATACAGACGGAGCTCAGCAAAGCATCGTTCACCGTCTATGACAACACAACGGTAAGCGGTTCTCAGGTCGTGAACGCCATCCGCAAATTTTATAAGCAGGATCAGTTCGGCGTTCGCGTCATCACAGGCAAAAACAAGTCGAATGGAATTACGGAAGGGACCTACTACGGGTCAGATGTGCTTGACAACGGGACCGTCTCCAGCGCGAAGCGCAACGAAAGCCTGGAGCTGGCGACCCTGGAGTCGCTGGAAAGCTATGTAAATCCGAGCGGCAAATTTAAAGCCCGTGTCATTGTGGACCAGAGCAATGTGACACGCGGCATCGTGTTCGAGCAGCAGTAA